The genomic region ACGATCAACGCCGCGGGCCTGCCCTTGAGCGGCTGCTGCCCCGAGGCCGGGGACAGCCGGGGCTCGGTGAGCAGCAGGTCGATCCAGGCCTTGGCCTGCTGCGGCACCCCGAAGTTGTACAGCGGCGCGGTCAGCAGCAACCCGTCCGCGCCCAGCAGCTCATCGACCAGTTCGGTGGCCAGCCCGGCCGCCGCCCGGTGCCCGTCAGTCCACTCTTCAGGGGGGGTCCACCCGGTGGCGACGGAGTTCGCCCAGGCGTCGGCGGGCAGCGGATGCCGCCCGAGGTCACGGCGCGTCACCGGGGTGCCGGGCCGCGCGGCGAGCCAGTGCCGCTCGAAGGTGTCACCCAGCGCCCGGCTGACCGAGCCCTCGGTCCGAATGCTCGAGTCCACACGCAGCAGAGTCATCGTCTTCCCTCCAGAAGCGCTGCTCCCCAGAACAGCTGTCCACAAGATGTTCTGCTCAACAGACCATCTTGTCAACAGAACGTATCCCCGGCCACAAACGGCATAGGATGAGCAGGTGACCCGAAACCACCATCGACCAGCGCAGTTCGACTTCGGCCTGGCGCTGAGCGCGGTCGTGCGGGGTTACTTCAAAGCCGCCGACCGCGCGGTAGACGACCTGCCCGGCGGCCCC from Crossiella sp. CA-258035 harbors:
- a CDS encoding NAD(P)H-dependent oxidoreductase: MTLLRVDSSIRTEGSVSRALGDTFERHWLAARPGTPVTRRDLGRHPLPADAWANSVATGWTPPEEWTDGHRAAAGLATELVDELLGADGLLLTAPLYNFGVPQQAKAWIDLLLTEPRLSPASGQQPLKGRPAALIVARGGGYGPGTPREGWDHGTPWLHRILADVFAMDLRVVDAELTLADVNPAMAELRELASQSREQAHSLAEKVAPELAGLAAT